A single region of the Halopiger xanaduensis SH-6 genome encodes:
- a CDS encoding Gfo/Idh/MocA family protein: protein MSTEHTETVPTTPTRAGVIGVGAMGENHARVYSELPNVDLVGVSDHDTDVATEVADEYGTEAVDLEELLDRCDVVTVAVPTHVHYDLVTTCLEEDVHVLVEKPIAETVEQGRRMAELADERDLVLQVGHIERFNPAVRTVGELIDDLDVISLEAERLGPPIDRDAPGNVIFDLMVHDVDIVGSMLEDTPDALTAMGTEDGRYATATMEYDDVVATLTASRVTQKKVRKLSVTARECFVEVDYLEQSVLIHRDSYPEYVNDEGQKRYRHESVVERPRIDNGEPLRHELESFVESVRTGTEPEVTAEDGIEALEAVQTIDGIVADDEQHAHGQELRPNERDRGEQEHDQEVEAE from the coding sequence ATGAGCACGGAACACACTGAGACGGTCCCCACGACACCCACGCGGGCCGGCGTCATCGGCGTCGGCGCGATGGGCGAGAACCACGCGCGAGTGTACAGCGAACTACCGAACGTCGACCTCGTCGGCGTCTCCGACCACGACACCGACGTCGCGACGGAAGTCGCCGACGAGTACGGCACCGAGGCGGTCGACCTCGAGGAACTGCTGGACCGCTGCGACGTCGTCACGGTCGCGGTCCCGACGCACGTCCACTACGACCTGGTCACGACCTGCCTCGAGGAAGACGTCCACGTGCTGGTCGAGAAGCCGATCGCCGAGACGGTCGAGCAGGGCCGCCGGATGGCCGAGCTGGCCGACGAGCGCGACCTCGTCCTGCAGGTCGGCCACATCGAGCGGTTCAACCCGGCCGTCCGGACGGTCGGCGAGTTGATCGACGACCTGGACGTGATCAGCCTCGAGGCCGAGCGGCTCGGCCCGCCGATCGACCGGGACGCGCCCGGGAACGTCATCTTCGACCTGATGGTCCACGACGTCGACATCGTCGGCTCGATGCTCGAGGACACGCCGGACGCGCTCACGGCGATGGGCACCGAGGACGGCCGGTACGCGACCGCGACGATGGAGTACGACGACGTGGTCGCGACGCTGACGGCCAGCCGCGTCACCCAGAAGAAGGTCCGCAAGCTCTCGGTGACCGCCCGCGAGTGCTTCGTCGAGGTCGACTACTTGGAGCAGTCGGTGCTGATCCACCGCGACTCCTATCCGGAGTACGTCAACGACGAGGGCCAGAAGCGCTACCGCCACGAGAGCGTGGTCGAACGACCGCGCATCGACAACGGCGAGCCGCTGCGCCACGAGCTCGAGTCGTTCGTCGAGAGCGTCCGCACCGGCACCGAGCCGGAGGTTACGGCTGAGGACGGCATCGAAGCGCTCGAGGCGGTCCAGACGATCGACGGGATCGTCGCGGACGACGAGCAGCACGCGCACGGACAGGAGCTACGGCCGAACGAACGCGACCGGGGGGAGCAGGAGCACGACCAGGAGGTGGAAGCCGAATGA
- a CDS encoding nucleotide sugar dehydrogenase, which produces MTERSSPSDAVSLYDASVDEARQREALAGGEVPVAVYGLGKMGLPLAAVYAETTGNVTGVDIDPDVVETINSGESHVVGEPGLDELVAEQVGTDRLEATTDGAAAAADARVHVIIVPTLLDENDEPNLATVESVVDDIAAGLEPGDLVIAESTLPPGTCRDVLEPHLQQESGLEADEFGLAFCPERTSSGRALQDIRGAYPKVVGGVDDESTRAATVVYDELSSNEVHPVSDATTAEAVKVFEGLYRDVNIGLANELGRLADELGISVREAIDTANDLPMCQLHDPGPGVGGHCIPYYPHFLLGRTEEPMDLTHTARRVNDGMPRVVVDRLERQLAASGVDLADASVVVLGLTYRPGVEETRASPALDIVDELTERGADVAGVDPLVDPAEYGARPVALEDLEDESDALDAAVVVTPHEGFDRIPWADLEPMVVVDGRDAVDLAGTDHREYTLAGSRSGQPPAPEGAAADATASETLESEAETEATGATRTDGGAGTETGAHDDV; this is translated from the coding sequence ATGACCGAGCGGTCGAGTCCGAGCGACGCCGTTTCCCTCTACGACGCGAGCGTCGACGAGGCCCGCCAGCGCGAGGCGCTGGCCGGCGGCGAGGTGCCGGTCGCCGTCTACGGCCTCGGCAAGATGGGGCTCCCGCTGGCGGCGGTCTACGCGGAGACGACCGGCAACGTGACCGGCGTCGACATCGATCCCGACGTCGTCGAGACGATCAACAGTGGCGAGAGTCACGTCGTCGGCGAACCCGGCCTCGACGAACTGGTCGCCGAGCAGGTCGGCACGGACCGACTCGAGGCGACGACCGACGGCGCCGCGGCGGCCGCGGACGCTCGCGTCCACGTCATCATCGTGCCGACGCTGCTGGACGAGAACGACGAGCCGAACCTCGCGACTGTCGAGTCCGTCGTCGACGATATCGCCGCCGGACTCGAGCCGGGCGACCTGGTGATCGCCGAGTCGACGCTGCCCCCCGGAACCTGCCGGGACGTCCTCGAGCCCCACCTACAACAAGAGAGCGGCCTCGAGGCCGACGAGTTCGGGCTCGCCTTCTGTCCCGAGCGGACCTCCAGCGGCCGCGCGCTGCAGGACATCCGCGGCGCGTACCCGAAAGTCGTCGGCGGCGTCGACGACGAGAGCACCCGCGCCGCGACGGTCGTCTACGACGAACTCTCGAGCAACGAGGTCCACCCCGTCTCGGACGCGACGACCGCCGAAGCGGTGAAAGTGTTCGAGGGGCTCTACCGCGACGTCAACATCGGGCTGGCGAACGAACTGGGACGACTCGCCGACGAACTCGGCATCTCCGTGCGCGAGGCGATCGACACGGCCAACGACCTGCCGATGTGCCAGCTGCACGACCCCGGTCCGGGCGTCGGCGGCCACTGCATCCCCTACTATCCGCACTTCCTGCTGGGCCGGACCGAGGAGCCGATGGACCTGACCCACACCGCGCGGCGGGTCAACGACGGGATGCCGCGCGTCGTCGTCGACCGCCTCGAGCGACAACTCGCCGCGAGCGGCGTCGACCTCGCGGACGCCTCGGTCGTCGTTCTGGGACTCACGTACCGCCCCGGCGTCGAGGAGACGCGCGCCTCGCCGGCGCTGGACATCGTCGACGAGCTGACCGAGCGCGGCGCGGACGTGGCCGGCGTCGATCCGCTGGTCGATCCCGCCGAGTACGGCGCGCGGCCGGTCGCACTCGAGGATCTCGAGGACGAGTCCGACGCCCTCGACGCGGCCGTCGTCGTGACGCCCCACGAGGGGTTCGACCGGATTCCGTGGGCCGACCTCGAGCCGATGGTCGTCGTCGACGGGCGCGACGCGGTGGATCTCGCCGGGACGGACCACCGGGAGTACACGCTCGCGGGGTCGAGGAGCGGGCAGCCGCCGGCTCCCGAGGGCGCCGCCGCCGACGCAACCGCGTCCGAGACTCTCGAGAGCGAGGCGGAAACCGAAGCGACCGGCGCGACGAGAACCGACGGCGGGGCCGGAACCGAAACCGGAGCGCACGACGATGTATAA
- a CDS encoding glycosyltransferase family 2 protein codes for MYKGNTIGVVVTSYEEEAFVGRVIETVPAFVDRIYAVDDASPDGSWDVIQRVADRINEEEEPEAELALADGGDGRRVVPIRHDENRGYGAAVKTGYERAAADGIDVVAVMNGDGQMDPEILDRIVDPVATGEADYAKGNRLLSPEDREGMSTFRFVGNAMLTGLSKFATGYWTVGDPQNGYTAISRETIEALDLEAITDRYGFLNHILTHLNVDERRIADVSMSAVYGDEESSIRYASFVKFVSLLLLRSFLWRLKRRYVVEGFHPAALFYATGASGLAGGVAGAVGSIARSRGEDGSDGFAGLLASFVAVLLGLVSLGAAIAMDADENEPLEVTYYDSEDGETRDGRKRTVARDDRPSVEVRSETRSEPQQ; via the coding sequence ATGTATAAGGGCAACACGATCGGCGTCGTCGTTACCTCGTACGAGGAGGAGGCGTTCGTCGGCCGCGTCATCGAGACCGTCCCGGCGTTCGTCGACCGGATCTACGCCGTCGACGACGCCTCGCCGGACGGCAGCTGGGACGTGATCCAGCGCGTGGCCGACCGGATCAACGAGGAGGAGGAACCGGAGGCGGAACTGGCCCTGGCCGACGGCGGCGACGGCCGGCGCGTCGTGCCGATTCGACACGACGAGAACCGCGGCTACGGCGCCGCCGTCAAGACCGGCTACGAGCGCGCCGCCGCGGACGGGATCGACGTCGTCGCGGTGATGAACGGCGACGGCCAGATGGACCCCGAGATCCTCGACCGGATCGTCGACCCCGTCGCCACCGGCGAGGCCGACTACGCGAAGGGGAACCGGCTGCTCTCCCCCGAGGACCGCGAGGGCATGTCGACGTTCCGCTTCGTCGGCAACGCGATGCTGACCGGCCTCTCGAAGTTCGCGACCGGCTACTGGACGGTCGGCGACCCGCAGAACGGCTACACCGCCATCTCGCGGGAGACGATCGAGGCCCTCGACCTCGAGGCAATCACCGACCGGTACGGCTTCCTCAACCACATCCTCACCCACCTGAACGTCGACGAGCGCCGGATCGCCGACGTCTCGATGTCGGCGGTCTACGGCGACGAGGAGAGCAGCATCCGGTACGCGTCGTTCGTCAAGTTCGTCTCGCTGCTGTTGCTCCGGAGCTTCCTCTGGCGGCTCAAGCGCCGCTACGTCGTCGAGGGATTCCATCCGGCGGCCCTCTTCTACGCCACCGGCGCGTCCGGGCTCGCGGGCGGCGTCGCTGGCGCCGTCGGCTCGATCGCCCGGAGTCGCGGCGAGGACGGCAGCGACGGGTTTGCGGGACTGCTCGCGTCGTTCGTCGCCGTCCTGCTCGGTCTCGTCTCGCTCGGCGCCGCGATCGCGATGGACGCCGACGAGAACGAGCCGCTCGAGGTGACGTACTACGACTCCGAGGACGGCGAGACGCGCGATGGTCGGAAGCGAACGGTCGCTCGCGACGACCGGCCGAGCGTCGAGGTGCGGTCGGAGACCCGATCCGAACCGCAGCAGTAG
- a CDS encoding glycosyltransferase — MHVLTLTTNADAPFMTEQMRALERRGVSFSTLPVSGEGDSGKTRSPTDYLKYFPEVIAEAGNGYDLVHAHYGLTAPMALAQVRKPVVLSLWGSDLYGPVGPVSRTCAPLCDEVVVMSEEMRETLDHDCRVIPDGVDLEKFQPAPQDEAREAVGWDSDEYHVLFPYLPEREVKNYPRARRIVNAVNGLVDRPVRLQTVYGVDHDTVPDYMNAADALLLTSHSEGSPNSVKEALACNLPVVSVDVGDVSERLEGVDPSLVSEDDEELIEGLREVLESGERSNGREAAREVSVERTADRLHSLYERVASGGR; from the coding sequence ATGCACGTCCTCACGCTGACGACGAACGCCGATGCGCCGTTTATGACAGAGCAGATGCGCGCGCTCGAGCGACGCGGCGTCTCGTTTTCCACGCTGCCGGTTTCGGGGGAGGGCGATTCCGGGAAGACCCGCAGTCCGACCGACTATCTCAAGTACTTTCCCGAGGTGATCGCGGAGGCGGGCAACGGATACGACCTGGTTCACGCCCACTACGGCCTGACGGCGCCGATGGCGCTCGCACAGGTGCGCAAGCCGGTTGTCCTCTCGCTGTGGGGCTCTGACCTCTACGGCCCGGTCGGCCCCGTGAGCCGCACCTGTGCACCGCTGTGCGACGAGGTGGTCGTGATGTCCGAGGAGATGCGCGAAACGCTGGATCACGACTGCCGGGTGATCCCCGACGGGGTCGACCTCGAGAAGTTCCAGCCCGCGCCGCAGGACGAAGCGCGCGAAGCCGTCGGCTGGGACTCCGACGAGTACCACGTCCTCTTTCCCTACCTCCCCGAGCGCGAGGTGAAAAACTACCCGCGGGCGCGGCGGATCGTCAACGCTGTCAACGGGCTCGTCGACCGCCCGGTCCGGCTGCAGACCGTCTACGGCGTCGATCACGACACCGTGCCGGACTACATGAACGCCGCGGACGCCCTGCTGTTGACCTCCCACAGCGAGGGGTCGCCCAACTCGGTCAAGGAGGCGCTGGCCTGCAACCTTCCCGTCGTCTCGGTCGATGTCGGGGACGTCTCCGAGCGCCTCGAGGGGGTCGATCCCTCGCTCGTCTCCGAGGACGACGAGGAGTTGATCGAAGGGCTGCGGGAGGTTCTCGAGTCCGGCGAACGGTCGAACGGTCGCGAGGCGGCCCGCGAGGTCAGCGTGGAGCGGACGGCCGACCGGTTGCACTCGCTGTACGAGCGGGTTGCGTCGGGTGGTCGGTAA
- a CDS encoding zinc-dependent alcohol dehydrogenase, with protein MEALTWHGEKDVRIDEVPKPEIVNPNDAVIEITATAICGSDLHLYNGYMPGMREGDVIGHEPMGEVIEVGDEVETLEVGDRVVVPFTVSCGSCWFCEEDLYSLCDNSNPNAEVARAAMGQSPAGLLGYSHMLGGYAGGQAEYLRVPYADIGPIKVDSDLDDEQVLFLSDVFPTGYMAAENAEIEDGDTVAVWGCGPVGQFSIQSAWMLGAERVIAIDRIQERLEMASDHGAAETINFEHEDVYDRLMEMTGGRGPDRCIDAVGTEAHGTGLKGVTDKVKQEMHLQDDRPIVLRQAIKCCRKGGTLSVPGVYIRNSDNVPFGPLMNKALTVKTGQTHVQRYLGPLLERIEDGEIDPSFIVTHEGELSDGPDLYETFNNKEDNCIKAVLTP; from the coding sequence ATGGAAGCGCTCACCTGGCACGGCGAAAAGGACGTTCGTATCGACGAGGTTCCGAAACCGGAGATCGTCAACCCGAACGACGCGGTGATCGAGATCACGGCGACCGCGATCTGCGGCTCCGACCTCCACCTCTACAACGGCTACATGCCCGGCATGCGCGAGGGCGACGTCATCGGCCACGAGCCGATGGGCGAGGTGATCGAGGTCGGCGACGAGGTCGAAACCCTCGAGGTCGGCGACCGGGTCGTCGTCCCCTTCACGGTCAGCTGCGGCTCCTGCTGGTTCTGCGAGGAGGACCTGTACTCGCTGTGTGACAACTCGAACCCCAACGCCGAGGTCGCCCGCGCGGCGATGGGCCAGTCGCCGGCCGGCCTGCTGGGCTACTCGCACATGCTCGGCGGCTACGCCGGCGGACAGGCCGAGTACCTGCGCGTTCCCTACGCCGACATCGGGCCGATCAAAGTCGACTCAGATCTGGACGACGAGCAGGTGCTGTTCCTCTCGGACGTCTTCCCGACGGGCTACATGGCCGCCGAGAACGCCGAGATCGAGGACGGCGACACCGTCGCGGTGTGGGGCTGCGGCCCGGTCGGCCAGTTCTCGATCCAGAGCGCCTGGATGCTCGGCGCCGAGCGCGTGATCGCCATCGACCGCATTCAGGAGCGCCTCGAGATGGCCAGCGATCACGGCGCCGCGGAGACGATCAACTTCGAGCACGAGGACGTCTACGACCGGCTGATGGAGATGACGGGCGGTCGCGGCCCGGACCGGTGTATCGACGCGGTCGGGACGGAGGCCCACGGAACCGGCCTGAAGGGCGTCACGGATAAGGTGAAACAGGAGATGCACCTGCAGGACGACCGCCCGATCGTCCTTCGGCAGGCGATCAAGTGCTGCCGCAAGGGCGGCACGCTCTCGGTGCCGGGCGTCTACATCAGAAACTCGGACAACGTCCCGTTCGGCCCGCTAATGAACAAGGCGCTGACGGTCAAGACCGGTCAGACGCACGTCCAGCGGTATCTGGGGCCGTTGCTCGAGCGGATCGAGGATGGCGAGATCGACCCCTCCTTTATCGTCACTCACGAGGGAGAACTGAGCGACGGGCCGGACCTGTACGAGACGTTCAACAACAAGGAGGACAACTGTATCAAGGCCGTGTTAACGCCCTGA
- a CDS encoding NAD-dependent epimerase/dehydratase family protein, translated as MTEDKTAAVTGATGFLGSHLCERLLADGWDVRALSRPSSDREVLEGADEGEDGALEWYVGDVFDDETLRELVDGTDAVFHLAGVGLWSATPETVKRVNRDGTAHVLKACRASEDGVGRLVFTSTAGTRRPNEASPFADESDVAEPIGAYQSSKAEAEQLVDRYADDEGGDAVTVHPTSVFGPRDGSFTPQLLSMGLEPTMPAYLPGGLSIVGVSDVVDGILAAYEKGGNGEHYILGGENLTYDRAVSRISEHLGGTPARIPVPSTAIHAAGPVAEAVGAATGRQVFPFNRRMAKLATERLFYTSEKAADELGYEYEPLEAHLPETVAWYRTEFQ; from the coding sequence ATGACCGAAGACAAGACTGCAGCAGTCACGGGTGCAACCGGCTTCCTCGGCTCCCACCTCTGCGAACGGCTCCTCGCGGACGGCTGGGACGTCCGCGCGCTCAGTCGGCCGTCGTCGGATCGCGAGGTGCTCGAGGGCGCGGACGAAGGCGAGGACGGCGCGCTCGAGTGGTACGTCGGCGACGTCTTCGACGACGAGACGCTGCGCGAGTTGGTCGACGGGACGGACGCCGTCTTCCACCTCGCGGGCGTCGGGCTCTGGAGCGCGACCCCGGAGACCGTCAAGCGAGTCAACCGCGACGGGACGGCCCACGTGCTCAAAGCCTGTCGCGCCAGCGAGGACGGCGTCGGCCGGCTGGTCTTCACGAGCACGGCGGGGACGCGCCGCCCGAACGAGGCGTCCCCGTTCGCCGACGAGAGCGACGTCGCCGAGCCCATCGGCGCGTACCAGTCCTCGAAGGCCGAGGCCGAACAGCTCGTCGATCGGTACGCGGACGACGAGGGCGGCGACGCCGTCACCGTCCACCCCACCTCGGTCTTCGGCCCGAGAGACGGCTCGTTCACCCCCCAGTTGCTCTCGATGGGCCTCGAGCCGACGATGCCGGCGTACCTACCGGGCGGGCTGAGCATCGTCGGCGTCTCGGACGTCGTGGACGGCATCCTCGCGGCCTACGAAAAGGGCGGCAACGGCGAGCACTACATCCTCGGCGGCGAGAACCTCACCTACGATCGGGCGGTCTCGCGAATCTCCGAACACCTCGGCGGCACGCCGGCCCGGATTCCCGTCCCGTCGACGGCGATCCACGCGGCCGGTCCGGTCGCCGAGGCCGTCGGCGCCGCCACCGGCCGACAGGTGTTCCCGTTCAACCGCCGGATGGCCAAACTCGCGACCGAGCGGCTGTTCTACACGTCCGAGAAGGCCGCCGACGAACTGGGGTACGAGTACGAACCGCTCGAGGCGCACCTGCCGGAGACGGTCGCCTGGTACCGGACGGAGTTCCAGTAA